One region of Priestia megaterium genomic DNA includes:
- a CDS encoding RNA-binding S4 domain-containing protein: MRLDKFLKVSRLIKRRTLAKEVSDKGRITINGIVAKASTNVKVGDELAITFGTKKITVKIEALQEAAKKEEAANLYSIVKEERISSEV; the protein is encoded by the coding sequence ATGAGGTTAGATAAATTTTTAAAAGTATCACGTTTAATTAAGCGCCGTACATTGGCAAAAGAAGTATCAGACAAGGGCCGTATTACGATTAATGGTATCGTTGCAAAAGCAAGCACAAATGTGAAAGTAGGAGATGAATTAGCCATCACATTTGGCACGAAGAAAATTACCGTTAAAATAGAGGCTCTTCAAGAAGCAGCTAAAAAAGAAGAAGCAGCTAATTTGTACTCAATTGTCAAAGAAGAGCGTATTTCATCTGAAGTATAA
- a CDS encoding anti-sigma-F factor Fin family protein: MSIHYFCRHCGAKVGMIEKTAHNTEALGFNHLTADERKDFIHYHNSGDIVVKIICEDCQEALERNPDYHQYETFIQ, translated from the coding sequence ATGTCTATTCATTATTTCTGTAGACATTGTGGCGCAAAAGTCGGTATGATAGAAAAGACAGCTCACAATACAGAAGCACTCGGTTTTAATCACCTGACCGCAGATGAACGAAAAGACTTTATTCACTACCATAATAGTGGAGACATCGTGGTTAAAATTATTTGTGAAGACTGTCAAGAAGCGCTAGAACGAAATCCAGACTATCATCAGTACGAAACATTTATACAATAA
- the yabN gene encoding bifunctional methyltransferase/pyrophosphohydrolase YabN, with the protein MTGKVTVIGLGAGDLEQLPVGIYRLLQQEKHIYMRTKEHPVIKELESEGLTYVSYDDVYESYDGFEEVYEHISNDLIDKASVEEVVYAVPGHPLVAERTVQLLLQKGKERSIPVEIKGGQSFLDPIFGALKIDPIEGFQLLDGTDLKRSEIELTGHVLIAQVYDQFVASEVKLTLMEHVPDDYLVYIVTAAGSSEEKIQPVKLYELDREMSLNNLTTIYVPPVADETVLYHQFDSFRRIIATLRGPNGCPWDQKQTHESLKRYLLEESYELLDAIDRQDDDNMIEELGDVLLQVLLHAQIGEDEGMFSIDDVIRSVSEKMVRRHPHVFGEVSVNDADEVLKNWDEIKKEEKGEEPSSLLASVPGAMPSLMKAHGYQKQAAKVGFDWSEVEPMWEKVQEELAEFQDEVQHADKEKMSDEFGDILFALVNIARFYKIDSEAALAKTNTKFLNRFQYIEEKVRASEKPFESFSLKELDEFWEEAKKTGL; encoded by the coding sequence ATGACAGGTAAAGTAACAGTTATTGGTTTAGGAGCAGGCGATTTAGAGCAGCTACCCGTAGGCATCTATCGCTTGCTGCAGCAGGAAAAGCATATTTATATGCGCACAAAAGAACATCCTGTAATCAAAGAATTAGAAAGTGAAGGCTTGACGTACGTATCCTATGATGACGTATACGAATCTTATGATGGATTTGAAGAGGTATATGAACATATATCAAATGATTTAATCGATAAAGCTTCAGTAGAAGAAGTGGTGTATGCCGTTCCCGGGCATCCTTTAGTGGCAGAACGTACGGTTCAATTACTTTTACAAAAAGGAAAAGAACGCAGCATTCCTGTTGAAATTAAAGGGGGACAAAGCTTCTTAGATCCAATTTTTGGCGCACTAAAGATCGATCCTATTGAAGGATTTCAGCTGCTAGACGGAACAGACTTAAAGCGAAGCGAAATAGAGTTAACGGGTCATGTTCTAATTGCTCAAGTGTACGATCAGTTCGTTGCTTCAGAGGTAAAACTAACGCTGATGGAACACGTTCCTGATGATTACCTCGTTTACATTGTAACGGCAGCGGGAAGCAGTGAAGAAAAAATCCAGCCGGTCAAGCTGTATGAATTAGATAGAGAAATGTCGCTCAATAACTTAACGACTATTTATGTCCCTCCAGTAGCGGACGAAACGGTTTTATACCATCAATTTGACTCATTCAGAAGGATTATTGCCACGCTCAGAGGGCCAAACGGATGTCCTTGGGATCAAAAACAAACGCATGAATCGCTCAAGCGCTATTTGCTAGAAGAGTCTTATGAGTTATTAGATGCAATTGACCGTCAAGATGACGATAATATGATTGAAGAGCTCGGTGATGTATTGCTGCAGGTATTGCTTCATGCACAAATCGGTGAAGATGAAGGAATGTTTTCAATTGATGACGTCATTCGCAGTGTTTCAGAGAAAATGGTAAGACGCCATCCGCATGTATTTGGGGAAGTGAGCGTGAATGATGCAGATGAGGTCTTAAAAAATTGGGATGAAATCAAAAAAGAAGAAAAAGGAGAGGAGCCTTCTTCTCTGTTAGCTTCTGTACCTGGGGCTATGCCTTCTTTAATGAAAGCGCACGGATACCAAAAACAAGCTGCAAAAGTTGGTTTCGATTGGTCAGAAGTTGAACCTATGTGGGAAAAAGTACAGGAAGAACTTGCTGAATTCCAAGATGAAGTACAGCATGCTGATAAAGAAAAAATGAGCGATGAATTTGGAGATATTTTATTTGCTTTAGTGAATATTGCAAGATTTTATAAAATCGACTCTGAAGCTGCATTAGCTAAAACGAATACAAAATTTTTAAATCGATTTCAATATATTGAAGAAAAAGTGAGAGCTTCTGAAAAACCATTTGAATCTTTTTCGTTAAAAGAGTTAGATGAATTTTGGGAAGAAGCCAAAAAAACAGGTTTGTAA
- the spoVT gene encoding stage V sporulation protein T: MKATGIVRRIDDLGRVVIPKEIRRTLRIREGDPLEIFVDRDGEVILKKYSPISELGDFAKEYGEALYDSLGHPVLICDRDVFIAVAGSSKKEYLNKNISSLVESVMESRSSSLVTDGKNLEFVDGYEENISSYTIGPIIANGDPIGAVVIFSKEKSLGEVEHKAAETAASFLSRQMEQ; the protein is encoded by the coding sequence ATGAAAGCAACAGGTATTGTTCGTCGTATTGATGATTTGGGTCGCGTTGTGATTCCAAAAGAAATTAGAAGAACACTTCGCATCCGAGAGGGAGACCCGCTAGAGATTTTCGTCGATCGCGATGGAGAAGTTATTTTAAAGAAATATTCGCCAATTAGTGAATTAGGAGATTTTGCAAAAGAGTATGGCGAAGCGCTATACGATAGCTTAGGTCATCCTGTACTTATTTGTGACCGCGATGTATTTATTGCGGTAGCAGGAAGCTCTAAAAAAGAATACTTAAATAAAAACATTAGTTCTTTAGTAGAATCTGTTATGGAAAGTCGCAGTTCTTCTTTAGTAACTGATGGGAAAAACCTTGAATTTGTCGATGGATACGAAGAAAATATTTCTTCTTACACAATCGGTCCGATTATTGCAAATGGAGATCCGATTGGAGCTGTTGTCATCTTCTCAAAAGAGAAGTCTCTTGGTGAAGTAGAGCATAAAGCAGCCGAAACAGCAGCTAGCTTCTTATCTCGTCAAATGGAGCAGTAA
- the yabQ gene encoding spore cortex biosynthesis protein YabQ, with protein MSLNIQLYTMLAMVSLGSGLGASLDTYRYFVNRSKSRPWFVFVNDVLFWMVQALLIFYVLFLVNEGELRLYAFLALFCGFAAYQSLFQSLYLKVLTFTVSSVLSLYRGVLTLSNIFLVKPIRFFIHILLVVALGIYRAVHKLLVFCLKLIYLPTRWVLFVFWRMMPKPVKRFLHMGFRYIEGIYNRAKNMIMRVVAWVNTLKNKGDD; from the coding sequence ATGAGTTTAAACATTCAGCTCTATACAATGCTTGCGATGGTATCGTTGGGAAGCGGTTTAGGTGCTTCTCTCGATACTTATCGTTACTTTGTTAATCGCTCTAAATCACGCCCATGGTTCGTATTTGTAAATGACGTATTGTTTTGGATGGTGCAAGCTCTTCTCATTTTTTATGTGTTGTTTTTAGTGAATGAAGGAGAACTGCGTTTGTATGCGTTTCTTGCTTTGTTTTGCGGCTTTGCCGCGTATCAAAGCTTATTTCAATCACTGTATTTAAAAGTATTAACATTTACTGTCTCGAGCGTATTAAGTTTATATCGAGGTGTTTTAACGCTTAGTAATATTTTTTTGGTCAAGCCTATCCGCTTCTTTATTCATATTCTACTTGTAGTCGCTTTAGGGATCTACCGAGCTGTTCATAAGCTGCTCGTATTCTGTCTAAAGCTTATTTACTTACCGACTAGGTGGGTTCTTTTCGTATTTTGGAGAATGATGCCTAAACCTGTAAAACGATTTTTACATATGGGTTTTCGGTATATAGAAGGAATTTACAATCGTGCAAAGAATATGATAATGAGAGTCGTTGCATGGGTGAACACTTTAAAAAACAAGGGGGACGACTAA
- the mfd gene encoding transcription-repair coupling factor has translation MRGIRQQFEENKEIGAVVSSLEEGLKEQLVTGISGSARSVLMALLNEDKKYPLLVVTHNLYQAQKVYEDLLHLLPEKDVFLYPVNDLVATEVGIASPELKAQRIEVLNYWSQHTGGVVVTPLAGIRKLLPPKARWEQTQLPFQMGIDIDVDHYLKRLVELGYERASMVSAPGEFSVRGGIIDIYPLTEELPVRIELFDTEIDSIRTFTIEDQRSQEQLKEISIGPATEIIVSQNEVAQGIEELEAQLASTLQQVKNAALKATLTENIKGEIEQLRQGQLLENMFKYLSFFYESPASLLDYLPEGGLVIFDETTRIQETSDQLETEEAEWITELLGQGQIVRDVQLSHKLPSLIQRAKHQFLYLSLFLKHVSYTSPQNIINISCKQMQQFYGQMNLLKSEIERWKNANYTVVLLGADKERVKKLEGVLADYDIDSSILDGNGQLVPGLVQIIEGDLQMGFELPMQKLAVLTEEELFKKRIKKSKRRQKLSNAERIKSYSELNVGDYVVHVNHGIGRYLGMETLEINGNHKDYIHIKYEGSDKLYVPVEQIDQVQKYVGSEGKEPKVYKLGGNDWKKVKRKVESSVQDIADDLIKLYAEREASKGYAFSPDGDLQREFETAFPYQETEDQLRSVQEIKKDMEHERPMDRLLCGDVGYGKTEVAIRAAFKAVTDGKQVAILVPTTILAQQHYETIRERFQDYPINIGLLSRFRSRKQQQETIKGLKNGTVDVVIGTHRLLSKDVIYKDLGLLVIDEEQRFGVTHKEKIKQMKANVDVLTLTATPIPRTLHMSMLGVRDLSVIETPPENRFPVQTYVVEYNPVLVREAIERELARDGQVYFLYNRVEDIERKAEEISMLVPDARVTYAHGKMNETELEAVILSFLEGEYDVIVSTTIIETGVDIPNVNTLIVNNADKMGLSQLYQLRGRVGRSNRVAYAYFTYHKDKVLTEVAEKRLQAIKEFTELGSGFKIAMRDLSIRGAGNLLGAQQHGFIDSVGFDLYSQMLKEAIEERRGSDGESVKFNVEMNLDLDAYIPDQYITDGRLKIEMYKRFRGIEALEDIQELQDEMIDRFGEYPAEVEYLFKVAETKVYATQNLVESILQSKQEISILLSEEASSTIDGQKLFMLGDQFGRMVSLGMEGKKVKLVVNVKGLAQKEWLNIVYQLVKGVATVKKEQVTN, from the coding sequence TTGCGAGGGATTAGACAGCAATTTGAAGAAAATAAAGAAATTGGAGCTGTTGTCAGCAGTTTAGAAGAAGGTTTGAAAGAACAGTTAGTAACGGGAATTTCCGGTTCAGCTCGATCTGTATTAATGGCACTCTTAAATGAGGATAAAAAATACCCCTTATTAGTAGTGACTCATAATTTATATCAAGCCCAAAAAGTGTATGAAGACCTTTTGCACCTTTTACCGGAAAAAGACGTTTTCTTATACCCTGTTAACGATTTAGTTGCTACAGAAGTGGGGATTGCAAGTCCAGAATTAAAGGCTCAGCGAATTGAAGTACTCAATTATTGGAGTCAACATACAGGTGGAGTAGTTGTAACGCCGCTTGCAGGGATTCGAAAGCTGCTACCTCCTAAAGCAAGATGGGAGCAAACGCAGCTGCCGTTTCAAATGGGAATTGACATCGACGTTGATCATTATTTAAAAAGGTTAGTTGAGTTGGGCTATGAGCGGGCATCGATGGTTTCAGCTCCGGGTGAGTTTAGTGTGCGCGGAGGAATAATTGACATCTATCCGTTAACAGAAGAGTTACCTGTCCGAATTGAACTATTTGATACAGAGATTGATTCCATTCGTACTTTTACAATTGAGGATCAACGCTCTCAAGAGCAGTTAAAAGAAATTTCAATCGGCCCTGCTACGGAAATCATTGTGAGCCAAAATGAAGTGGCCCAAGGAATTGAAGAACTAGAAGCACAGCTGGCTTCGACGCTGCAGCAAGTGAAAAACGCAGCGCTAAAAGCTACCTTAACAGAAAATATTAAAGGTGAAATCGAACAGCTGCGTCAAGGTCAACTTCTTGAAAATATGTTCAAGTATTTATCATTCTTTTACGAATCGCCTGCTAGTTTACTAGATTATTTACCAGAAGGTGGCCTTGTCATCTTTGATGAAACAACTCGAATTCAAGAGACGTCTGATCAGCTTGAAACAGAGGAAGCTGAATGGATAACAGAATTATTAGGACAGGGGCAAATTGTTCGAGATGTTCAATTATCTCATAAGCTCCCATCTCTTATTCAGCGAGCAAAACATCAGTTTTTATACTTATCGTTATTTTTGAAGCACGTATCGTATACGAGTCCGCAAAATATTATTAATATTTCATGTAAGCAGATGCAGCAGTTTTACGGCCAAATGAACTTATTAAAAAGTGAAATTGAACGTTGGAAAAATGCTAATTATACGGTAGTCCTCTTAGGAGCAGATAAAGAGCGCGTGAAAAAACTCGAAGGGGTGCTAGCAGATTATGATATTGATTCATCTATTTTAGATGGAAATGGTCAGCTTGTGCCAGGTCTTGTTCAAATTATTGAAGGCGATTTACAAATGGGCTTTGAACTGCCGATGCAAAAATTAGCAGTTTTAACCGAGGAAGAATTGTTTAAAAAACGGATCAAGAAATCAAAGCGTCGTCAAAAGCTTTCCAATGCAGAGCGTATTAAAAGCTATTCAGAGTTAAACGTAGGTGACTATGTCGTTCACGTGAACCACGGTATTGGCCGTTATTTAGGAATGGAAACGTTAGAGATTAACGGTAATCATAAAGATTATATCCATATCAAATATGAAGGCTCTGACAAGCTGTACGTTCCTGTTGAACAGATTGATCAAGTACAAAAATATGTAGGCTCTGAAGGGAAAGAGCCGAAAGTATATAAACTTGGCGGAAATGACTGGAAGAAAGTGAAACGAAAAGTTGAGTCTTCTGTTCAAGACATCGCTGATGACTTAATTAAACTGTATGCAGAGCGCGAAGCAAGTAAAGGTTATGCATTTTCCCCGGATGGCGATTTACAGAGAGAATTTGAAACAGCTTTCCCTTATCAAGAAACCGAAGATCAGCTTCGTTCTGTACAAGAAATTAAAAAGGATATGGAACATGAAAGACCAATGGATCGTCTGCTTTGTGGAGACGTTGGATACGGAAAAACAGAAGTAGCCATTCGTGCTGCGTTTAAAGCTGTGACAGATGGAAAACAAGTGGCTATTTTAGTACCAACCACTATTTTAGCTCAGCAGCATTATGAAACCATCCGTGAGCGTTTTCAAGACTACCCAATTAATATTGGGCTATTGAGCCGCTTTCGCAGCCGTAAACAGCAGCAGGAAACAATTAAAGGGCTAAAAAATGGGACCGTAGATGTAGTGATTGGTACACATCGTTTACTATCTAAAGATGTGATTTATAAGGATTTAGGGTTGTTAGTTATCGATGAAGAGCAACGTTTTGGTGTAACGCACAAGGAAAAAATCAAGCAAATGAAAGCAAACGTTGATGTCCTTACACTTACAGCAACACCTATTCCACGAACATTACATATGTCTATGTTGGGTGTAAGGGATTTGTCTGTTATTGAAACGCCGCCTGAAAATCGTTTTCCGGTTCAAACATATGTAGTGGAGTATAATCCAGTTCTAGTTCGTGAAGCGATTGAGCGTGAGTTAGCGCGTGATGGCCAAGTTTACTTTTTATATAATCGCGTAGAAGATATTGAACGAAAAGCAGAAGAAATTTCGATGCTCGTGCCTGATGCTAGGGTAACGTATGCCCACGGAAAAATGAATGAAACAGAACTCGAAGCGGTTATCTTAAGCTTTTTAGAAGGCGAATATGACGTGATTGTGAGTACAACTATTATCGAAACAGGAGTAGATATTCCAAATGTAAATACGCTCATTGTTAACAATGCTGATAAGATGGGATTATCACAACTGTATCAATTAAGAGGACGCGTAGGTCGTTCAAATCGCGTGGCATATGCGTACTTTACGTATCATAAAGACAAAGTACTGACAGAAGTAGCTGAAAAGCGTCTGCAAGCTATTAAGGAATTTACTGAATTAGGTTCTGGTTTTAAAATTGCTATGCGTGATCTTTCAATACGTGGCGCCGGAAACCTACTGGGTGCTCAGCAGCATGGATTTATCGATTCTGTCGGTTTCGATCTCTATTCACAAATGCTTAAAGAAGCGATAGAGGAAAGACGCGGGTCTGACGGAGAAAGTGTGAAATTTAATGTGGAAATGAATCTGGACTTAGACGCGTATATCCCTGATCAGTACATTACAGACGGCCGCTTGAAAATTGAGATGTATAAGCGCTTTAGAGGAATTGAAGCACTAGAGGATATTCAAGAATTGCAAGATGAAATGATTGATCGTTTTGGGGAGTATCCGGCTGAGGTTGAGTACTTGTTTAAAGTAGCTGAAACAAAAGTATATGCAACGCAGAACCTAGTAGAATCTATTCTTCAGTCAAAACAAGAAATTTCTATTCTGCTTTCTGAAGAAGCGAGCTCAACGATAGACGGCCAAAAATTATTCATGCTAGGTGATCAATTTGGCAGAATGGTCAGCTTAGGTATGGAAGGCAAGAAAGTAAAATTAGTGGTTAACGTAAAAGGACTTGCTCAAAAAGAATGGCTCAATATTGTGTATCAGTTAGTAAAAGGAGTAGCCACTGTTAAAAAAGAACAAGTTACGAATTAA
- the pth gene encoding aminoacyl-tRNA hydrolase produces the protein MKLIVGLGNPGKEYDRTRHNIGFMAIDKIAEQFMISLDKTKFNGIYGTGIIRGEKVILLKPLTYMNLSGESIRPLMDYFDIDVEDLLVIYDDLDLPCGKVRLRTKGSPGGHNGIKSIIQHLKTQEFNRIRIGIDRPKNGMKVVDYVLGRFTEDEMVHMEEAMKTSVHASEDFLGQTFLEVMNRYN, from the coding sequence TTGAAATTAATCGTTGGTTTAGGGAATCCTGGAAAAGAATATGACCGTACTCGTCATAACATAGGATTTATGGCAATTGATAAAATTGCCGAACAGTTTATGATTTCATTAGATAAAACAAAGTTTAACGGAATATATGGAACAGGTATAATAAGAGGAGAAAAAGTCATATTATTAAAGCCTCTAACATATATGAATTTATCAGGAGAAAGTATTCGCCCGTTAATGGACTATTTTGATATAGACGTCGAAGACTTGCTTGTTATTTACGATGACTTAGATTTACCGTGCGGAAAAGTAAGATTGCGTACAAAAGGAAGTCCAGGCGGCCATAACGGAATAAAATCAATTATTCAGCATTTAAAAACCCAAGAGTTTAACCGAATTCGTATTGGGATTGATCGTCCGAAAAACGGTATGAAAGTAGTTGACTATGTACTAGGGCGCTTTACAGAAGATGAAATGGTTCATATGGAAGAAGCGATGAAAACGTCTGTGCACGCGAGTGAAGACTTTTTAGGTCAAACGTTCTTAGAAGTAATGAATCGCTATAATTAA
- a CDS encoding 50S ribosomal protein L25/general stress protein Ctc, translating to MSISIQANKRTDFKNSTNRKIRDEGNFPAVVYGNKTESTPIYLNSADFIKTIREAGRNGVLTLQVDKQKYSVMLHDIQTDPLKNEIVHADFQVVDMKKEIDTEVSLSLVGEAKGTKEGGVLQQSLYEISLKGLPQDIPSSIDVDVSDLGINDTITVGDIKVDKKLEITHDAEDTVASVLPPQQEEEPDSGEVQDAEGDVEATKEKDSEE from the coding sequence ATGAGTATTTCAATTCAAGCAAATAAAAGAACGGATTTCAAAAATTCTACAAATAGAAAAATTCGCGACGAAGGAAACTTCCCAGCGGTTGTTTACGGAAATAAAACAGAATCCACGCCTATTTACTTAAACAGTGCTGATTTTATTAAGACTATTCGTGAAGCAGGACGCAATGGAGTGTTAACATTACAAGTGGACAAGCAAAAATATTCCGTAATGTTACATGATATTCAAACCGATCCATTAAAAAACGAAATTGTCCACGCCGATTTCCAAGTGGTCGACATGAAGAAAGAAATTGATACTGAAGTTTCTTTATCTCTAGTAGGAGAAGCAAAAGGAACAAAAGAAGGCGGCGTATTACAGCAGTCTCTATATGAAATTTCATTAAAAGGCTTGCCGCAAGATATCCCATCATCTATTGATGTAGATGTATCAGATTTGGGAATTAACGATACAATTACAGTAGGGGATATTAAGGTAGATAAAAAGCTAGAAATTACGCATGATGCAGAAGATACAGTTGCTTCTGTACTACCTCCTCAACAGGAAGAAGAGCCGGATAGCGGCGAAGTTCAGGATGCTGAAGGCGACGTTGAAGCAACAAAAGAAAAAGATAGCGAAGAATAA
- a CDS encoding FtsB family cell division protein has protein sequence MSAVRKKKVAKLNTDYSHKQEQIKQNTDRKRIGLIRRLTVFGVLALIIGGLMVSALITQTSAIENKKAEKVKLEQQLTKLQSKQKQLKGEIVKLNDDDYIKKIARRDYFLSEDGEIIFNVKKD, from the coding sequence ATGAGTGCGGTACGAAAAAAAAAGGTCGCGAAGTTAAATACTGATTATAGCCATAAACAAGAACAAATTAAACAAAATACAGATCGAAAGCGTATCGGTTTAATTAGGCGTTTGACTGTTTTCGGAGTGTTGGCCTTAATCATTGGTGGATTGATGGTATCAGCTTTAATTACGCAAACCTCAGCTATTGAGAACAAAAAAGCTGAGAAGGTAAAATTAGAACAGCAGCTGACAAAATTACAAAGCAAGCAAAAACAGTTAAAAGGTGAAATCGTCAAGTTGAATGACGATGATTATATTAAAAAGATTGCCCGGAGAGATTATTTTTTATCAGAAGACGGGGAAATTATCTTTAATGTAAAAAAAGACTAA
- a CDS encoding putative polysaccharide biosynthesis protein codes for MQKQSKLYSIFNGAIILTLAGLFTKILSATYRIPYHHIAGDIGFYIYQQVYPLYGIALQLGTYGFPVIISKLVADYVATNRRKEIRGILQVSFAFLFVVGCIMFSLQYIFAETIAEWMGDRQLTLLIQIISFSFLLIPFIAVIRGYYQGLYNMFPTALSQIAEQIVRVGTILCLSIFFIHHGYGPYTAGAGAIFGSITGGITSLIILCLFVFRTKTNSKGVFQRIKKADIKKVVKILIIQGLLICISAMGLLFIQLIDSFTLYSGLTAHGMAEQAAKVSKGIYDRGLPLIQLGTVVGTAFSLSLVPVISSAIAKKNLSFVLEKVQLSLRLSLVVGVGAAFGLIALMKPINMLLYSNSDGTDVLQILSLLVIFTTVAATAGAVLQGMGAVFAPVIAVIAGMTVKLILNLWLIPDFQTIGAAIASSAGFAIVAAINLFCLYKKLAVSLVPKKASGGIFITGIAMVILLQSYLFCLHHFVWSNGLDTSKQVVETGSGVLIGGLFYLFIIMKQHIFTEEELRLLPMGSVLAKYVLKNK; via the coding sequence ATGCAGAAACAATCAAAGCTCTATTCTATTTTTAACGGCGCGATTATTTTAACGCTCGCAGGTTTATTTACGAAAATCTTAAGTGCTACTTACCGTATTCCATATCACCATATTGCGGGAGATATAGGGTTTTATATCTATCAGCAAGTTTATCCGCTATATGGAATTGCGCTACAGCTAGGTACATACGGTTTCCCTGTAATTATTTCAAAGTTAGTAGCCGATTATGTGGCAACAAATCGGAGAAAGGAAATCCGAGGAATACTTCAAGTTTCATTTGCTTTTTTGTTTGTAGTAGGCTGCATAATGTTTTCCCTCCAATATATCTTTGCAGAAACGATTGCCGAGTGGATGGGAGATCGTCAGTTAACGCTTCTCATTCAAATTATTTCATTTTCGTTTTTACTTATTCCGTTTATTGCTGTCATTCGTGGTTATTATCAAGGATTATATAATATGTTTCCTACTGCGTTGTCTCAAATCGCAGAACAAATTGTTCGAGTAGGGACTATTTTGTGCCTATCTATTTTCTTTATCCACCATGGGTATGGTCCTTATACTGCAGGAGCAGGAGCTATTTTTGGTTCCATAACAGGCGGTATAACATCTCTTATTATTTTATGTTTATTTGTTTTTAGAACAAAGACAAATTCTAAGGGAGTATTTCAACGCATAAAAAAAGCAGACATCAAAAAAGTAGTGAAAATCCTTATTATTCAAGGTTTATTAATTTGTATCAGCGCTATGGGTCTGCTGTTTATTCAGCTTATTGATTCCTTTACATTATATTCCGGTCTGACGGCGCATGGCATGGCTGAACAGGCAGCAAAAGTTTCAAAAGGTATTTATGACCGTGGACTTCCGTTGATTCAATTAGGTACAGTAGTAGGTACAGCTTTTTCACTTTCACTTGTACCCGTTATTTCTTCAGCCATTGCGAAAAAGAACTTGTCATTTGTGCTTGAAAAAGTTCAGCTGTCTCTCCGACTATCGCTTGTAGTCGGAGTTGGAGCAGCCTTTGGCTTGATTGCGCTGATGAAACCCATTAATATGCTTTTATATAGTAACTCCGACGGAACGGACGTTTTACAAATTTTGAGCTTGTTAGTTATATTTACAACCGTAGCAGCAACTGCTGGAGCTGTGCTTCAGGGGATGGGAGCTGTTTTCGCACCTGTAATAGCCGTCATCGCTGGCATGACGGTTAAACTGATATTGAATCTTTGGCTAATACCAGATTTTCAAACCATAGGAGCAGCCATTGCTTCCTCAGCTGGATTCGCTATTGTTGCAGCAATCAATCTATTTTGTCTGTATAAAAAGCTAGCTGTATCGCTCGTTCCGAAAAAGGCGAGTGGAGGTATTTTTATAACGGGCATAGCAATGGTCATTCTTTTGCAAAGCTATTTATTTTGTTTACATCACTTTGTATGGTCTAATGGTTTAGATACAAGCAAACAAGTGGTTGAAACAGGATCTGGTGTTTTAATAGGCGGTTTGTTTTATTTGTTTATCATTATGAAACAACATATTTTTACCGAAGAGGAATTACGTTTACTTCCAATGGGAAGTGTTTTAGCTAAATACGTATTAAAAAATAAATAA
- the yabP gene encoding sporulation protein YabP — protein MSQFYETSNSNKDHTPNHDLVMKGRRLLDITGVKQVESFDNEEFLLETVMGFLSVRGQNLQMKNLDVDQGIVSIKGKIFDIVYLDENQSEKAKGFFSKLFR, from the coding sequence ATGAGCCAATTTTATGAAACAAGCAATTCAAACAAAGACCATACTCCAAATCATGATTTAGTGATGAAGGGTCGGCGTCTCTTAGATATCACGGGTGTGAAGCAGGTAGAGAGCTTTGACAATGAGGAATTTTTACTTGAAACAGTGATGGGTTTCTTGTCAGTTAGAGGGCAAAATCTGCAAATGAAAAATTTAGACGTTGATCAAGGAATTGTATCGATAAAAGGAAAAATCTTTGATATAGTTTACTTAGATGAGAACCAATCGGAGAAGGCTAAAGGATTCTTTAGTAAGTTGTTTCGATGA